GAAGATATTTACAAGGAGCCATCTAGTGTCATGAGAGAGGATATGAATATTATAGAAGGCTTGAGAGGTTACTTGAAGAGTGTTGCAATTTACCATGGCAGGACCTAGTTAGGGTAAGTTTCAAGAATAAGTGAGAATTCTTTAGAACTAAGATACATGTAGAGTATTCTAGAGAATTGTAGTGGGATGTACCACATGGTCTTGTATAAGTATAAATAGGGGTGCTCTCCACCTCATAGGTGTACCACAATCACCACAAGTAGTGTATCACCACACCAAGTAGAGAAATGAGCTACTAAAGAGAGTGTTGTACCAACATTAAAATAGTGAATAAAGTGTTGAGTTCCCACAAGTTTGATATCCCAAGTAGTGTAGTGTGCAAAGGTCCTCAAAAGTGTGTGTTAGGGTCCCCGCCCGTAAAATCTCTACAAGTTGGATCCCCAAGTATCTTACCCTCTTAGTTTATGTGGAgtgtaatttttttcctttgaggTCTTAGGTGATTCTTTGGCTAGCAAGTAGATGTAGCTTTTAACTAGAGTTGTCTTGATTTCATGAGGTGGAAGGGAGATGATTTTTGTCTGTTTGTTAGAAGGAGAGCAGTGatcatctctttttttctcttgttctATAGCACTTTATACTTTTGGATCATTGTTTAGTGTACTTTTGGTTTTTCTCATATACCTTGCTCGGTTCAGGACCTAGTTGATAGCTGGGTATTtagcaaaaaagagagaaatctGGTCCTAGTTGGTATTACGGCTATCATTTGTGCTCGAAAAGAAAGTATTgatcaccttttttttctcttgtgttTTGGCTTGAAATGTTTGGATCTTAGTGCAATGCAGTTTGGGTTTGTCTGAATTTCCTAGACAAATGGCTACTGCATTTTAGCAAAAAAGAGATAGATGTTGTTTTGGTGGTCTCCGACTGGTGTACATGAAGGTCTGATTTGCTGGTTGTTACAGTTTAGTAAGGAGAGGAACTTAGCGGCTGTTGGCTTCACTGCAATCATTTGGGTACTATGGAAAACTAGTAACAACGCATGTTTTCGTAATGAAATGCCTCATGATCTTTCAGCGGTGATGTTTACAAAATTTGCAATGAAGCGCGTGTTCAAATTTGGTGTATGAAGTGTGTCCTTTCCTTGTATCTAGTGCCTTAAATGTTTAGCATCTGATTCCAAGCCGAAAAAGCATGTGGTTGTGACAGCTTAATTGTTTCGGCAATGACTGTAGTGAACCTTTTTTGTGTTGCTGAAAGCATGAAACCATACATAAATGCCCATTGCCTATTCCTTCATCAGGTTTCCAGCAGATGTCTTGTCATGTGGAAGCAGGGGAGCTCAGGCGGTTCTTATTCACCGTTGTACCTGGAGTGCATAAATATTCAATGACAACAGAAGCGCCTGTACCAATAGAAGTTCCTGTACCAATTATACCTCAAGGATACCCAATGTAAGTCCATATATCGTATTGCTCTTTAGCTTCGCTGACAAATCTGACTTGTTCAACTCAAGCATTATGCTAGTCTGTGCCAGAGTTGGTTTGCATAATCATTTCCATTCATTAGCGAGATGTGTACTTATTAAAATGCTGAGCTGAGATATAAGAGTTGACATGTCACTCACGAATGTAGAACTACTTCTAATGCAGTGTTTCAGACATGGCAATAGGTGATTGCATATGGGTATCAACTAATGCAGATTATATTTCAACCTCACAGGTACTTTGGGGGGCTTTGCCAATTTCCTGATTATACTGTTGAAGCACCAGATTCTTACTTCGAGAAAAATCCATTGGTCATGAAGGTGAAAAACAGCAGAGGCTCCTAATCCCTAGGGGTGGCAGGGGACAGGATTATATAATTCCAGAAGCAGCGAGGATGTTTATTTGGAATGGTGTGTTTCTGCCCCACATTCTCCATTTACACAATATCTCATCAAGGGGGCTTTTTACTAAAGAGAACTTGGTTGTGATGAGTAGGCTCGGTATTCCTGCACTCAAGGAGATTAACACTGTTGGAAGTATTGAGCTGACAGAGTCTCAGAAAAATGAGGACATTAAGGAAGCATTGATCTACTTCATCAACAAGGCTTGTGCAACTCTTGACATTACAATTAAAGAGATGCCAATGGAAATGCAGGATTTATATGACTTCGCACTGAATTCTTCGGATGGTGATCAAATCCTGACTGACCCTGCATTGCTTCCAAGAGAAAGTCGAGGACTGCTCATCCTCAGAATTTTTGGCTTCATTGAGGAGTTATTATCACGCACCATTGTTGACAGCAATCTTACTTTTCCTCACAACACTAGATTTGATGTCAGAGTTAGCGCAGCCAAGGGCGTCCTGTCTAGTAAAGGGAAGTGTCAAGATCCAATTTTTGTTGTGGATGACTTTTATTCAAAACTTCCATACACCAAAGACTCGCTTTGGGAGCCTCTGTGGACCACAAACATCGATTCTAGTTTCCTTAAACCTTTTATTGGAAGAATGAGCCTCAAGACGCTTGCAGCGAAAGGCATCGATCCTGATGGACAAGGGCTACTCTGGCTTCACCGCAATGCGGTAGTCCATTGGATGGACGAGGAGATCATCCGCCTCATCAAAGAGATTGCTGCAATTGAAGGCATTGTCATCGCAGAGCACAATCTGTATGACCGTACTGGACTTATTGCAGTATGAGTTTCCTGCCTTCTTGCGGGAATCGGTGAAGCTGTTCAGGAGGTTCAAATGGGAGTCACATCTTGATCTCTGGTCACTATTTGGGAGTCCTTTAAAGTGGGGGTCCCATTTAAAGTGAATTTTCCTCGGGTAAATCAGGTTTTTCTTTGACTTGTGTGTCTGTTGACTATATGAATTGTGTGGTTTGGTTTCTCATTGGTCTCTGTGCGCTTGCTGCAGATTCTCTGAAATTACTCTGAGGGCATTGGAGAGGAAGATATTACACCACTTGATCTTTAGCCAAAAGGCCGAGAAAGTAGGATGCATTGTGGATTTTGGGTATGCAGTGCAACATTTAACTCTAGAGAATACTTCAGAAGGTAACAAGTAGCAAAGAAGTCAACGCTCGATTGCTAGGTGGATGATCCTCTGCATGTGCTGGCTCAACTCAATGTGAGTGCAGTAGTGTGTGAGTGTACGCACTTATGCATGCAGGGTGGCTGCTTATAGCTAGCTCTCTGTATATATACGAAAGGTACGTCCATGGCTATGATCGATCGGGCGTAATCAACTGAGATAATGTGCGTGTGTACAGTGCTAGGCGATCGATGCCAATGTACCGGCTTGTCGAATTAACTCTTTTCTGTTTCACATGCCTTGCATGTTTGCCCCGGATGCGTGGGAACGTCTGCTTTCCATTTGCTGTCCTGCATCTGTTTCCACGTCATATCCGTCCCAACGTGAAATATAATGAAATGTTCCAGTTTTGAGGATGGTTTCTACGTTTGGTTTAAAGAACATAGCAAAGTGGAGTGGAATCGATTGGTTAAGAATATTCCTCAAATATCTGGAACGAAAAGGTCTAGGAATCGATCTGTTTCATTTCTGACGTGCGTAAAACTTTTACCTCGACGGCCCTTCTCCTCACCAATCCGGTGCAATTCAGCTGCTAGCATTACGCTAGACTATAGCTTGATGCTGACAATGAAGAATGTAGTCCATGCTCCAGCTTGTGTCCACTGTTTGCTCCTAATTGCCGAGATTCCTTTTGCAGCTCCTCTACCAAGTCTGATTTGCATCACACACGCGTCAGCATGTAGATGCAGTTGTAGAACTGCTAGAACCTGATGTGGTCAGAAGAAGGTAAAAGAGATACGACACTCCAACTCTAGAATCGACCGGCAGAAGCAACATCAACACAGAACCTAATGAAAAATGCCGAATCAACCGCAAGAAGCAACATAAACAAGGAACAACACAGCAAGAAGCCGGGAATATCTGTAAAAATACCACTACACCCAAGGTGCCGGACTCTCTGAGTGAGAACTAATTAGACAGTGAGAGATCAATTTAGCTGCCCATGTTCATTGAGAAGGCCGTAAAGTGTATAGTGGGCCGGCATGCTTACAACTGTACATGGTTGGGTTTCACCTGAAGCTTCTGGGCTGAATAAATTCGGCCAACCAAAGACATTAATTAtaattcctctaaaaaaagctCCGCAGGTTAATTTAAAAGGCCGTAATGTGTAAAGTAGGCCGAAATTCCTGCAGGTTGCTGGGTTGTAAGGCTGGGCCGAAGTCCAATCTACTGAATTAGCCTATCCCGTCCAATAGCCAGGACTAAAATTTCCACCGTTTTTTTAGCTGAAAATTTCCAACGAATTTAGCGTAATGTAAAAAGCACCACAGGTCATAATTCTCTTGCAAAGGTCCCAAGTTAGTCTAATTCTTTAAAACTGCACATTTTAGTCCTAATAGTTTTATAAGTGATTTAGCATAGACCTTGAGACCTTtgcgaaagaattaggacatgtgatgcattttactctagaCTAAAACAAGGACAATTCCGTGAAACTAAGATATCAATAATTTACATGTCaattctcgcaaaaaaaaattacatgccAAAGTTAAAAGTATATAGACTGAAATAAGTAACTTTGTATTTGTAAAGTGGTGTTATATGCGGTTTTGTCTATATGTGCATGGCGGTGAAATTATACCCTGCTTCCAGTATgtaaattttttaaatacttcctccgatccataaaaattgccgtccacttagtacaaaatttgtactaacttagtataaaatgggcgacactttttatgtatACGAGGGGTACCAATTTATTGTCAAGTCAATTGATATGCCATGGTGTCATAAACCACCTACTTGCTTGTTGAGCTATCTACACCAACATAGCCAAAACCAGCTATACAAAACAAATTTATGGTGTTGTTCGTACCGGTTTTAGAACTCAGCATTGTGAATTGGCATGTTCTATAGTTTAGGGGGCTATCTGATCAGATAGGCTAGTTTTAAGGGTCAGATTTTCTAAATTGAGAGAAGCAGGTGAATACATTGTTGGgcatgaaaaagaaagaacgaGAACAAAAGTACAGTTGCAACAATAATAATGTCCCCATGAAAGTCTTCCGGCCTTAGAGATACATACAGTAAGACTTTCAAGTTGACTTCGAAATAGGCATCCTCTCTACGTACACTATCACTATGCATCAAAAGATCAAATTAATTAGCTTTCAAGATTTCAGGGGCCAACTAGAGAGAAAATAATTAAGGACGCATATATGTATACCGATGAAGTCGGAGGGCACGAGGCCGTTTGAGAAGCGGCCGGTGGGGACGTGGTTGATGAAATCCTTGCCGTAGAGGGCATGGTTAGCCTTGATCATGGTGTGgaggttgttgttgttcccAGGGTCCACGATGGAGTCGCCGAAcaccagcaccgccgccaccttcttctgctgctgcctcctctgctgcatcgccgccgccacagtcTCGTTCGTCTCGCACAGCTtggccggcaccggcaccgcaGACGCCATGGCGACGACGGACAGCACCACAGCTAAGACGATGATTAACAGCTCCGGCAGACGAAACCTTCCCATCGCAGCTGTATCCATGGCTACCTGTTAAATGATCTgttgtggacttgtgtgtGTGGTTGGGCTCACCGCTCAACTAAAAGCAGCTCTGAGCTAGCTGCAATGGACGACATACATTTGGAGTATATAGAGGTATTTATATGCGTATGTTTCGATGGAGCTGGACTGGCCGGATCTATAGGCTAATGGAAGCGTGTGCAGTTGCCAGTTGTGGGTAAGTCCCAGTTGCCAAGGTAGGTGCCTACCTGGCTATCCCAACCGTTGATACATCTAGGGATACGAGCAGGCTTAACAGGCCCCTGGGCAGTTGGGGGTGCCAATGCAATGCCGTCTCTTTAACTGCATCCATATATGTTAGATGATGTAGGATCGATCGATACACTAGTACGTACCAGCATGCAAAATGGCGATCGACTTAATTGATGGTCCTCATGGTCGACACTCAAATGACTCAATCCATCTATATTACAGATTATATGCACGCGTACATGTATACATAATCCTAACCATATATGGGAATTAAGTATTAACTAGCTGATCGATGCGGACTGCATACTGTGCATTCAGACTCGATCAGAGCAGGATACGCTAATTGAGTGCGTGCTCATAACGTAACGACGCAGTATGCGTGGGACCGTGATCACTGGTACTCTTTCATATAGACGATATCCTGGACACGTCAAAATTGAATGTTTGCAGTTATGTTTGATAGTGACTGATCGATCGATTAGCATGCCAAAATTTCAGAATAACAGATGATCTCTGGCATGAGTAGTaagatattattatttttgacgAAACAACCATCAACGGGTTATTTATTGTCAATAGACGCGGGCGAAAGAATCCGACTGCAGGAAAGATGATCCAGTTTATGAGGAAAATCGGACCCGAAAACCATACAAAGCTCGGTTAATTAAGGGGAAACCGGGCGAAAACCAAAAGAGCACGACTTATTAAGTAAAGCCGTACAAAAGCCCTAACACCGAGCAACAGCCTAACAAAGCTAGGTACAAAGCTACCTACAAACAAATTGCAACTACCAAGATATATAAACTTCCGCCCGCTCCAACGACGACGAATAGGCAACAGACTCTAAAGCCAGAGAAGGTAGGCAGAGCTAGGCTTTTCCGACGACCGGAGCAAGGAAGAAGCCACCCCGAAAGGCACAGCTTGTGCAGGGGAGCCCGCGCTGCTCGAAGTCGACAACACTGGCCAGGCCCAAACCGGACATGCCGCTACAAgcgtcctccgccgctagACGAGATCTCCAAGGCAATGACCGCAAGGAGGGCATGACGTCCGAAAACGCCGCCATTGCCCGACCCAGATGAACCGAGCCTTAAGCTTTCGCTCGGAAGCACCTCGACTGCAAATGGTGGGTGCAGTGGAACTACAAGGCGACACCTTCAAGAAGGAAGCGACGTCCACAGACGCCGGCACCGACGAAGTCGATGCAAGGTTTTCACCCGTAGCCACAACCAACACACCGCGGACAAGTGCACAACCACACAGCAAGACAAGGGTTAGAGCCTCACCAACACCGCTCCAGGACGCCGCCGGAGGTCGCCGAATGCCACGAAGCCAAACCACCTCACGCACCGGATATGGCCGCCGAAGGGCCAGACCGAGCTGCCGCCGCACGGATCTAGGCGCACCGGCCTAGATCTGGCCAACTAGCAGCAGCCCACCGACGCCACGCCCCCAGGGCTGCCGCCCCCGCACCTCCACCATTGCAGCACGGCGCCGCAGCACCGCCGGCACCTGCCGTGGACCCGGCCCGCCCAGCCCAGGCCGGCCCGGATCGGGCCCGACCCGCAGCCCCGCCGGCATCCCCGCGCCAAGGCCATGCCTGCACCACCGCACGCAGGCCGCGCCTCCACCCTGGCCGGAGCACCGCAGCCCCGCGCCAGCTCGCTCGcacctcgcgccgccgccacatgCCGCGGGAAGGAAAATGAAGCCCTGCCGCCACCATCCCAAGGCGCGCGCGGCTTCACCGGCgcccctccggcggcggcggcgcaaaggagaggagggggaggaggcctTGGGtcgggggctagggtttccccccGTGTCGCCAGAGGAGGGCGACGCGAGGACGAGGGGATTTTTTCACGGGTCCAATGATGTCCAGTTTTTAGTAGTAAGATATATGGATTGAAGAGAATCATGCTTGTAGCGTTTCATGAAGATTGTACCTAGGCATATGCGATCTGGACGGAGGCTCCGGCGGCTAGGGCAAGGATGCGGTGTCCTTTTTCTATGTCGAGAGCTAAATTAAAAACCAACTGTGTCTCACAAGGTGCCGAATTCAGGAATTTGAAGGTCGGGGTTTGATTTCAACACGCGCTACAAAGACAAGATTTAAGACAGAAtttacactttttttttgataaacCGCTTTAAGCGGGCTAGAGGATAATTATACTGGCCTCTTTAAATGGGCTAGGCATGGAATTTTCGACAGgattaattaagaaaaaacaacTAAAATGAGAGAGAGCTCGTCGGCTGTGGTTGTGTTGCTGCTCACCATCCTGTTAGAAGACGGGGGATGCAGTGCATGGGCTGGGAAGGCGCACAGCAGCAAGGAGAAGACGATCAGTGCCAGTGCTCCAGCCATAATAGAGGTTACTTCTGTGAGATCATCCGAGCAGCAAATAGGAGAAGGAGAATTATCCTATGGCAGTTCAGGTGAGAGTTGACAGagatattatttttttctccgGTTTTTGACAATTGGACGTGGTCCCCTTTGTGCTCTTGGATAGCCTGCAATTTAGATAGAGGAGTGGAGCAAATATTGTTTGGAACTGTTATATCAAATTCTACAAGCCCAGAACAAGCAATGGCGGTGCGTTGCGCTGTATATTGGAAAACAGAACGAcgttcctctaaaaaaaaaggaaaacggaACGACGCGTGCAGCCAAGCTCCGAAGTTGAGTCCGAAACCGATTCTAATTTCTAAAGAAGGAAATCAATCGCTTGAGATGAATCCGAAGTCTACTCTAGCTAGTAGGGACAGCAACAGCTAATGCCCATTTAGTTCTCTCGATCGGTAAGCATCAACCAAAGAGCTCTCTTGCTCGGTTGTTCCCGATCCCCGCCCGTCGATTCGCTCGGCCGAAGCAAGCGAGAACACACGATCGAGCCATGGAGGCCGGCCGTCTCCCTGGAGTTCCAGTAGTTCGCCTGTCCAATCGTCTTCAcctcgtcgccttcttccCGTCGTCAagccgcggcggtggccgaCGCGGCTCGGCGGGATCGCCCCCGGCGCTGATGGCGGACGTCCGGGTCGTCATCAGGGGGCACTTCCCCGCTGGCCCGGCCAACCGGATCGTGGTGGACAAGGTGGCCAAGGACATTTCCCTCCGTCGGCAGCCGTCGCGCAAGCTGCGCCGTCCCGAGCGCGTGGAGCgggccctcgccgccgacgtgcTCCCTCTCCTGGAGCACCCGTTCGACCGCAATGCCGTGGTGGCCGCGGGGAAGGAGATCTCCGCGTACGTGTCCGGAGCCTGCGCCGACCCGCGCATCGCCAAGAGCGGCGTGCAGATCCTCGTGGTTCTGGACACCTTCGCCACCCCGATGATCCGAGTCCCTCGCAAGCTGGTAGAGATGCAGAGTGGCGAAGCGCGTGAGAAGTTGGCCGCGAGGACGACCAAGCCATGCTTGGAGTTGGAGGCCGCCGTGCCTGCGAAGAAGCTCCGGTCATTCTGCGCCATCGGAGATGAAGCTCGACCTGCTGTTGATGCAAAGACGGGGTggtccgccgccgtcggcaccATCGGAGACAGACGACCGAAGCTACaggcagtggcggagccagaaaTCATCAAACTCCAGGCCATCACGAAAATTACCAAGCTAAGACCCAGGCCAAATCTTCAAATCACTAGaattaacaaagaaaaaacattcaACGCCTCAGGCCGCAGCCTGGACTGCCTGAGGCCTGTCTCCGCCTCTGGCTGCAGGAGGAGAGGTTTAAAGGGTGGTTGCCGTGGTAGGAATAGGTTAATCTTGCACGTACGGCGTAGTCGTTTCTTCAACTTCTTGAAGGATATTGCTGCCTGTAGCCTACTGTAGTTAGTACTTAGTAATCATGTCATGTGCCCTCTGCACTTAGGAAACTTGTGTAGACAGGAGAACACGTACGAGCTCCTCTCAAATGCATGTAATTCTAGCTTCTCTGTCGATGTGATAATGCTAGTTGCTAAGACTTTGTTTGGATTTCGGTTCTTAATTTTTTCGGGAATTAATTGTGCATGAATTTGAGATATTTTGTGACATCCAAGTAATGTCCTTGCACTTTGGTTCTGAGACATGCCAGTTCCTATTTGTTTATTCATTCTCCGTGCAGGTGCAGGATAGACACGAATACTTCTTGGTGCACTACGCAATGGTTGATCGATCGTCTTGTTCTATCTTGAAAAAGGAAATCGATCACTtccgtttcgaaaaaaagaaatcaccttgttttttcttttcttgttttaacCAAAGAAATCACCTTATTCTTTCGTTATGCAAATCACACAGAACACATCAAGCCCAAATAACTGAATAAGGAGGTCCATTGAGTCCATGGAGCTTGATCTGGGTCCTCATCATCCTACCTAGTTTACATTTTGCAATACAACTAAATTTTGTGCCTAGCCCGACACATGATGGTCTAATGGGCTCGAGTAGGAGCGACGCCCGTGAATGCCGAAACAAGAGTGGCCCGCGCGGAAGTGACTGATGGTATTGTAACTTAATATTTTTGTGTTCGGAATAAAATTACGGCtgattattaaaaaaaatgacccTAAAAAAACTCGGCGGCAAATGATAGCAATATTGCGGTTCTCCCTCACGATTGTAATTTTGACGCATCCAGAATTGATCTCTGTGTTGGTGTCTGTTAACCGAAGAAAATCCTAACTAATGGTTAGGTGTAGATAAAGCTGTTGCCGGATTACTCTAGCATATCCGGCACGTCTAACGACTTCTGTCGTAATCTTTTTATAATGCTTATCTAAACTCATCGacgtgcatatatatatgaggCAGGCCGGAGAAGATTATCTCACGGCATCAAAACCTATCTCCCTAGTCTCtgacttggta
This is a stretch of genomic DNA from Brachypodium distachyon strain Bd21 chromosome 1, Brachypodium_distachyon_v3.0, whole genome shotgun sequence. It encodes these proteins:
- the LOC112269941 gene encoding GDSL esterase/lipase At5g45950-like isoform X2 — its product is MDTAAMGRFRLPELLIIVLAVVLSVVAMASAVPVPAKLCETNETVAAAMQQRRQQQKKVAAVLVFGDSIVDPGNNNNLHTMIKANHALYGKDFINHVPTGRFSNGLVPSDFIVIVYVERMPISKST
- the LOC112269941 gene encoding GDSL esterase/lipase At5g45950-like isoform X1; amino-acid sequence: MDTAAMGRFRLPELLIIVLAVVLSVVAMASAVPVPAKLCETNETVAAAMQQRRQQQKKVAAVLVFGDSIVDPGNNNNLHTMIKANHALYGKDFINHVPTGRFSNGLVPSDFIGLRMRQAWSVEERRPSARIIMCCYPTSTYARGRRWKQAHHK